One Intestinimonas butyriciproducens genomic window, TGGATTCGGGCGCGGCCGCCACCCTGGACGGTCTGGTTTTCACCACTTATGCCGGAGAGGGGTACCGGGCCGCCCTGTGCTCCCCCACCGACACGGCGGCGCTGGAGTGGTTCACTTTTTCTTAATCATAACTTAATAATGGACCCACTGTTTTCTAAAGAATCCATCGGTATACTGGGGGTGTAAAAGGAGGGACAGACATGAACATCTTGATTTTGACTGGAAAATTCGGCATGGGACACTGGTCTGCCTCTCAGTCGCTGCGCTTACAGCTTCTGAACGCCTTTCCCGCCGCCAATGTGACCGTGGAGGACTTTTTTGCCTACGCCCTGCCCGACGCCTCCGAGGCCATCTACAAGGGTTTCTCCCTGCTGGTGACCCACGGAAGCGGTCTCTATAACATCTACTACAAAGCCACGGAGAACGCCTCGCTCAAGACTAGGCCCCCGCTGGAAAGCCTCTTCCAGGACAAGCTTGCCGAGCTGCTGTGGGAGCGGCGGCCTGACGCCGTGATCGCCACCCACCCCTTCTGCGCCCAGTTGGTGTCCGACTACAAGGAGGAGCTGTGCTCCACCCTTCCCCTGGTGACCTGCATCACCGATCTCACCTCCCATTCCGAGTGGATCAATGACCACACCGACTGCTATCTGGTGGGCTCTCCCGAGATCCGGGACCGTCTGGAGGAAAAAGGCGTGGACCACGGGCGCATCCTGGTCACCGGTATTCCCGTAAAGCCTGAGTTCAAGGCCCCTGCCCGTCGGGGGCAGGATGGCGTGCGCCGCCTGCTCATTATGGGCGGCGGACTGGGCCTGCTCCCCAAGCGGGACAGCTTCTACGAGGCGCTCAACGCGCTTCCGGACGTCAGGACCACCCTGATCACCGGCGGGAATCAAAAGCTCTATGACAAGCTCCACGGCAAATACGAGAATATCGAGGTCGTGGGGTTTACAGACCGGGTATACGATTATATGGCCCGCGCTGATTTGATGCTCTCCAAGCCGGGCGGCATCACCCTGTTCGAGACCATCTTCTCCGAGCTGCCCATCCTGGCCTGGGAGCCCTTCCTCCAGCAGGAGCGCAACAACGCCCGCTTTATCACCCGCTATCAGATCGGCCGTATTGCCGCCAAAGAGCCGGAAGCCTGTGTGGAGGCCATACGGCGGCTTCTCTACGACGACAAGGCCCTCCGCCGCATGGGGCGGAATATGCGCCTTCTGAAAGGGCGGCTGGAGGCGCAAAGCCTGGCGCGCATCGTTGCCACTCTGGCGGCCCAGGGCAGGGGGGTGTGCGCATGATGGACCGGAAAACCAACTGGGGGCTTCTTCTCATTCTGACCCTCATGTCCGGAACGATCTTCCTTCTTCTCCGGGAGCAGCCCCTCT contains:
- a CDS encoding MGDG synthase family glycosyltransferase, whose amino-acid sequence is MNILILTGKFGMGHWSASQSLRLQLLNAFPAANVTVEDFFAYALPDASEAIYKGFSLLVTHGSGLYNIYYKATENASLKTRPPLESLFQDKLAELLWERRPDAVIATHPFCAQLVSDYKEELCSTLPLVTCITDLTSHSEWINDHTDCYLVGSPEIRDRLEEKGVDHGRILVTGIPVKPEFKAPARRGQDGVRRLLIMGGGLGLLPKRDSFYEALNALPDVRTTLITGGNQKLYDKLHGKYENIEVVGFTDRVYDYMARADLMLSKPGGITLFETIFSELPILAWEPFLQQERNNARFITRYQIGRIAAKEPEACVEAIRRLLYDDKALRRMGRNMRLLKGRLEAQSLARIVATLAAQGRGVCA